In Serratia sp. FDAARGOS_506, a genomic segment contains:
- the prlC gene encoding oligopeptidase A yields the protein MTNPLLTPFSLPPFSAIRPEDIVPAVQSALADCRAAVERVVAQPGPFTWDNLCQPLAESDDRLSRIWSPIGHLNSVKNSPELRAAYEQALPLLSEYGTWVGQHEGLYQAYRSLKEGAAFEALSVPQRKAVDNALRDFELSGIGLSADKQQRYGEIVARLSELGSTYSNNVLDATMGWSKLITDEAELSGLPESALAQAQAMAQAKEQEGWLLTLDMPSYLPVLTYADNRALREEMYRAFATRASDQGPNAGKWDNSEVMAETLALRHELAQLLGFDTYADKSLATKMAESPEQVIGFLSDLAKRARPQAEQELAQLRAFAKQHYGVDELEAWDITYYGEKQKQHLFSISDEQLRPYFPEQRVVEGLFEVVKRIYGITAKERKDVETWHPDVRFFDLFDANGELRGSFYLDLYARENKRGGAWMDDCVGSLRKADGTLQKPVAYLTCNFNRPLGDQPALFTHNEVTTLFHEFGHGLHHMLTQIDTAGVSGINGVPWDAVELPSQFMENWCWEPEALAFISGHYQSGEPLPKAMLDKLLAAKNYQAALFILRQLEFGLFDFRMHFEYSPEKGAQILPTLAEVKKMVAVVPSPSWGRFPHAFSHIFAGGYAAGYYSYLWAEVLSADAYSRFEEEGIFNAETGKSFLDNILSRGGSEEPMALFKRFRGREPQLDAMLRHYGIKG from the coding sequence ATGACAAATCCGTTGCTGACCCCGTTTTCCCTGCCGCCGTTCTCGGCGATCCGCCCTGAAGATATCGTGCCTGCGGTGCAATCCGCGCTGGCGGACTGCCGCGCCGCGGTAGAGCGCGTGGTGGCGCAGCCGGGGCCGTTCACCTGGGATAACCTGTGTCAGCCGCTGGCGGAGTCGGACGATCGCCTGTCGCGCATCTGGTCGCCGATCGGGCATCTGAACTCGGTGAAAAACAGCCCGGAGCTGCGCGCCGCCTATGAGCAGGCGCTGCCGCTGCTGTCTGAATACGGCACCTGGGTCGGCCAGCACGAAGGGCTGTACCAGGCTTACCGCAGCCTGAAAGAAGGCGCGGCGTTCGAGGCGCTGAGCGTGCCGCAGCGCAAGGCGGTGGACAACGCGCTGCGCGATTTCGAACTGTCGGGCATCGGCCTGTCGGCGGATAAACAGCAGCGCTACGGCGAGATCGTCGCGCGCCTGTCCGAACTGGGTTCCACCTACAGCAACAACGTGCTCGACGCCACCATGGGCTGGAGCAAACTGATTACCGACGAAGCCGAGCTGAGCGGCCTGCCGGAGAGCGCCCTGGCGCAGGCACAGGCGATGGCGCAGGCCAAAGAGCAGGAAGGCTGGCTGCTGACGTTGGATATGCCGAGCTACCTGCCGGTGTTGACCTATGCCGACAACCGCGCGCTGCGTGAAGAGATGTACCGCGCCTTCGCCACCCGCGCCTCCGATCAGGGGCCGAACGCCGGCAAATGGGACAACAGCGAAGTGATGGCGGAAACGCTGGCGCTGCGCCACGAGCTGGCTCAGTTGCTGGGCTTCGACACCTACGCCGACAAGTCGCTGGCGACCAAAATGGCGGAAAGCCCGGAGCAGGTGATCGGCTTCCTGAGCGATCTGGCCAAGCGCGCCCGCCCGCAGGCCGAGCAGGAGCTGGCGCAGCTGCGCGCCTTCGCCAAACAGCACTATGGCGTGGACGAGCTTGAAGCCTGGGACATCACCTATTACGGCGAAAAACAGAAGCAGCACCTGTTCTCCATCAGCGACGAGCAGCTGCGCCCGTACTTCCCGGAACAGCGGGTGGTGGAAGGGCTGTTCGAAGTGGTGAAACGCATCTACGGCATCACCGCCAAAGAGCGTAAAGACGTGGAAACCTGGCATCCGGACGTGCGCTTCTTCGATCTGTTCGACGCTAACGGCGAGCTGCGCGGAAGCTTCTATCTCGATCTGTACGCCCGCGAAAACAAACGCGGCGGCGCCTGGATGGACGACTGCGTCGGCAGCCTGCGCAAGGCCGACGGCACGCTGCAAAAACCGGTCGCTTACCTGACCTGCAACTTCAACCGCCCGCTGGGCGATCAGCCGGCGCTGTTCACCCATAACGAAGTGACCACGCTGTTCCACGAGTTCGGCCACGGTCTGCACCACATGCTGACGCAGATCGATACTGCCGGCGTCTCCGGTATCAACGGGGTGCCGTGGGATGCGGTCGAACTGCCGAGCCAGTTTATGGAAAACTGGTGCTGGGAGCCGGAAGCGCTGGCGTTTATCTCCGGCCACTACCAGAGCGGCGAGCCGCTGCCGAAAGCTATGCTCGACAAGCTGCTGGCGGCCAAGAATTACCAGGCGGCGCTGTTCATCCTGCGCCAGCTTGAGTTCGGCCTGTTCGATTTCCGCATGCACTTCGAATACAGCCCGGAAAAAGGGGCGCAGATCCTGCCGACGCTGGCGGAAGTGAAGAAAATGGTGGCGGTGGTGCCTTCGCCAAGCTGGGGCCGCTTCCCGCACGCCTTCAGCCACATCTTCGCCGGCGGCTATGCGGCGGGTTACTACAGCTACCTGTGGGCGGAAGTGCTGTCGGCCGACGCCTACTCGCGCTTCGAAGAAGAGGGAATTTTCAATGCCGAAACCGGCAAATCCTTCCTCGACAACATCCTGTCGCGCGGCGGTTCGGAAGAGCCGATGGCGCTGTTCAAACGCTTCCGTGGCCGCGAGCCGCAGCTGGATGCTATGCTGCGCCATTACGGCATTAAAGGATAA
- a CDS encoding HIT family protein encodes MSCIFCDIVAGKTPCHKIWEDDNHLAFLSIFPNTDGFSVVIPKAHHPSYAFDLPDEVLSSLMLATKRVAKQLDRAFDDVGRCGMVFEGYGVDHVHAKLIPLHGTASLEQWRPIESTSPKFFERYEGYISSHDAARADDEQLAALAARIRQSAV; translated from the coding sequence ATGAGCTGCATTTTTTGCGACATCGTGGCGGGCAAGACGCCGTGCCATAAAATCTGGGAAGACGACAACCATCTGGCCTTCCTGTCCATCTTTCCCAACACCGACGGTTTCAGCGTGGTGATCCCCAAGGCGCACCACCCGAGCTACGCCTTTGACCTGCCGGACGAGGTGTTGAGCTCGTTGATGCTGGCGACCAAGCGGGTGGCGAAGCAGCTGGACCGCGCGTTCGACGACGTCGGCCGCTGCGGCATGGTGTTCGAAGGCTACGGCGTCGATCATGTGCACGCCAAACTGATCCCGCTGCACGGCACCGCGTCGCTGGAGCAGTGGCGGCCGATCGAATCGACCTCGCCGAAGTTTTTCGAACGTTACGAGGGCTATATCTCCTCCCACGACGCCGCGCGCGCCGACGACGAACAGTTGGCGGCGCTGGCCGCCCGCATCCGCCAAAGCGCCGTTTAA
- a CDS encoding ASCH domain-containing protein, producing MSKQAILANYPDAARWAFGDGPELADELLQLVLSGEKTATCCSYASYRREQTPMVGDDNIILDGRGEPACVIKTLALRLVRYDRVTAEMAAKEGEGDKSLAFWRQGHQAFFTREGTFAPDMWLVFEEFELVETL from the coding sequence ATGAGCAAACAGGCGATTTTGGCGAACTACCCCGACGCGGCGCGCTGGGCGTTCGGCGACGGCCCCGAGCTGGCCGATGAACTGCTGCAGTTGGTGCTGAGCGGGGAGAAGACCGCCACTTGCTGTTCTTATGCGAGCTATCGCCGGGAGCAAACGCCGATGGTCGGCGACGATAACATTATTCTCGACGGCCGCGGCGAACCGGCCTGCGTGATCAAAACCCTGGCGCTGCGCCTGGTGCGCTATGATCGGGTGACCGCCGAGATGGCGGCCAAGGAGGGCGAAGGCGACAAAAGCCTGGCGTTTTGGCGCCAGGGGCATCAGGCGTTCTTTACCCGCGAGGGCACTTTTGCGCCGGACATGTGGCTGGTGTTCGAAGAGTTCGAACTGGTTGAAACGCTGTGA
- a CDS encoding 23S rRNA (adenine(2030)-N(6))-methyltransferase RlmJ, whose product MLSYRHSFHAGNHADVLKHTVQSLIIESLKEKEKPFLYLDTHSGAGRYQLSGEHAERTGEYLEGIGLLWQRDDLPEELAAYMSVVHNFNRSGTLRYYPGSPLIARQLLRPQDKIHLTELHPSDYPLLRSEFQKDERAKVQRADGYQQLKSQLPPLSRRGLILMDPPYEMKTDYQDVVKGIQEGYKRFATGTYALWYPVVMRQQIKRMLRDLEATGIRRILQIELAVKPDSDQRGMTASGMIVINPPWKLEQQMKNVLPWLHKVLVPSGIGHHLVNWVVPE is encoded by the coding sequence ATGTTAAGTTATCGCCACAGTTTCCACGCCGGCAACCACGCCGACGTGCTCAAGCACACCGTTCAGAGCCTGATCATCGAGTCGCTGAAGGAAAAAGAGAAGCCGTTCCTGTATCTGGATACCCACTCGGGCGCGGGCCGTTATCAGCTCAGCGGCGAACACGCCGAGCGCACCGGCGAATACCTGGAAGGTATCGGCTTGCTGTGGCAACGCGACGATCTGCCGGAAGAGCTGGCGGCCTACATGAGCGTGGTGCACAACTTCAATCGTTCCGGCACGCTGCGCTACTATCCCGGCTCGCCGCTGATCGCTCGCCAGCTGCTGCGCCCGCAGGACAAAATCCACCTGACCGAGCTGCACCCGAGCGACTACCCGCTGCTGCGCAGCGAGTTCCAGAAAGACGAGCGCGCCAAAGTGCAGCGCGCCGACGGCTATCAGCAGCTGAAATCCCAACTGCCGCCCCTGTCGCGCCGCGGCCTGATCCTGATGGACCCGCCGTATGAAATGAAGACCGATTACCAGGATGTGGTCAAAGGCATTCAGGAAGGTTACAAGCGTTTCGCCACCGGCACCTACGCGCTGTGGTACCCGGTCGTGATGCGCCAGCAGATCAAACGCATGCTGCGCGATCTGGAAGCCACCGGCATTCGCCGCATTCTGCAGATCGAACTGGCGGTGAAACCCGACAGCGATCAGCGCGGCATGACCGCCTCCGGCATGATCGTCATCAACCCGCCGTGGAAGCTGGAACAGCAGATGAAAAACGTGCTGCCATGGCTGCACAAGGTGCTGGTGCCGTCGGGCATCGGCCACCATCTGGTGAACTGGGTGGTACCGGAATAA
- the gorA gene encoding glutathione-disulfide reductase, protein MTKHYDYLAIGGGSGGIASINRAAMYGQKCALIEAKELGGTCVNVGCVPKKVMWHAAQIAEAIHQYGPDYGFDTTVNAFDWKKLVANRTAYIDRIHNSYDNVLGKNKVDVIKGFARFVDAHTVEVNGETITADHILIATGGRPSHPAIPGAEYGIDSDGFFELDAMPKRVAVVGAGYIAVEIAGVLNALGAETHLFVRKHAPLRSFDPMIVETLVEVMNTEGPSLHTESVPKAIVKNADGSLTLQLENGKEFTVDCLIWAIGREPATDNLNLGVTGVKTNEQGYIDVDKFQNTNVKGIYAVGDNTGAVELTPVAVAAGRRLSERLFNNKPDEHLDYSNIATVVFSHPPIGTVGLTEPEAIEKFGADNVKVYKSSFTAMYSAVTQHRQPCRMKLVCAGKEEKIVGLHGIGFGMDEILQGFAVAVKMGATKKDFDNTVAIHPTAAEEFVTMR, encoded by the coding sequence ATGACGAAACATTACGATTATCTAGCAATTGGCGGCGGCAGCGGCGGTATCGCATCGATCAACCGGGCAGCCATGTACGGCCAAAAGTGTGCGCTGATTGAAGCTAAAGAGCTGGGCGGCACCTGTGTAAACGTGGGTTGTGTACCGAAAAAAGTCATGTGGCACGCGGCGCAGATCGCCGAGGCCATCCATCAGTACGGCCCGGACTACGGCTTCGACACCACCGTCAACGCCTTCGACTGGAAAAAGCTGGTCGCCAACCGCACCGCCTATATCGACCGCATCCACAACTCCTACGATAACGTGCTGGGCAAGAACAAGGTCGACGTGATCAAAGGCTTCGCGCGCTTCGTGGATGCACACACCGTGGAAGTGAACGGCGAGACGATCACCGCCGACCACATCCTGATCGCCACCGGCGGCCGCCCGAGCCATCCGGCTATTCCGGGCGCGGAATACGGCATCGACTCCGACGGCTTCTTTGAGCTGGACGCCATGCCGAAGCGCGTCGCCGTAGTCGGCGCCGGCTATATCGCCGTGGAGATCGCCGGCGTGCTGAACGCGCTGGGCGCGGAAACGCACCTGTTCGTGCGCAAGCACGCGCCGCTGCGCAGCTTCGATCCGATGATCGTCGAAACCCTGGTGGAAGTGATGAACACCGAAGGGCCGAGCCTGCACACCGAATCGGTGCCGAAAGCGATCGTCAAGAACGCCGACGGTAGCCTGACACTGCAGCTGGAAAACGGTAAAGAATTCACCGTTGACTGCCTGATTTGGGCCATCGGCCGCGAACCGGCGACCGACAACCTGAACCTCGGTGTCACCGGGGTGAAGACCAACGAACAAGGCTACATTGACGTCGATAAGTTCCAGAACACCAACGTCAAAGGCATCTACGCCGTAGGCGACAACACCGGCGCGGTAGAGCTGACCCCGGTCGCCGTGGCCGCCGGCCGCCGCCTGTCCGAGCGCCTGTTCAACAACAAGCCGGACGAGCACCTGGACTACAGCAACATCGCCACCGTGGTGTTCAGCCACCCGCCGATCGGTACCGTCGGTCTGACCGAACCGGAAGCCATCGAGAAGTTCGGCGCGGACAACGTGAAGGTGTACAAATCTTCCTTCACCGCCATGTACAGCGCCGTGACGCAGCACCGCCAGCCGTGCCGCATGAAGCTGGTGTGCGCGGGTAAAGAAGAGAAGATCGTCGGCCTGCACGGTATCGGCTTCGGCATGGATGAAATCCTGCAGGGCTTCGCCGTGGCGGTGAAGATGGGCGCGACCAAGAAGGACTTCGACAACACCGTGGCTATCCACCCGACCGCAGCGGAAGAGTTCGTCACCATGCGCTAA
- a CDS encoding molybdopterin-dependent oxidoreductase, with translation MLFKLCKTLAMACVALIIAQSSALSFTLEVAGKIDNVTDPVNKSYLFTDKQLLAMPVRSITTSTSWTPQRKFEGISVADILERVGAKGETLTFYALNDYYIDVPLSDVKKYNMILAYKMDGEMLKLRNFGPLFLVYPRDAAGPELNSPLYNSRFIWQVDRIVIK, from the coding sequence ATGCTGTTCAAACTATGCAAAACCCTTGCGATGGCCTGCGTGGCCCTGATTATCGCCCAGAGCAGCGCGCTCAGCTTTACCCTGGAAGTGGCGGGCAAGATCGATAACGTGACCGACCCGGTCAACAAAAGCTATCTGTTCACCGATAAACAGCTGTTGGCGATGCCGGTGCGCAGTATCACCACCTCCACTTCCTGGACGCCGCAGAGAAAATTCGAAGGGATTTCGGTGGCCGATATCCTGGAACGCGTCGGCGCCAAGGGCGAGACGCTGACCTTCTACGCGCTGAACGATTATTACATCGACGTGCCGCTGTCCGACGTCAAAAAGTACAACATGATCCTGGCCTACAAGATGGACGGGGAGATGCTGAAGCTCAGAAACTTCGGCCCGCTGTTCCTGGTTTACCCGCGCGACGCCGCCGGGCCTGAACTGAACTCACCGTTGTACAACTCGCGCTTTATCTGGCAAGTCGACAGGATCGTGATCAAATGA
- a CDS encoding ATP-binding protein, whose product MKLTTFKNGSRLAIPAIFAALFLVASTVTLYYYSATLSKKGLYAIAGTQENYSWSIAKFSIKLAEFDTLVEQQSHAAQVDNDNLRLRFEILYSRFYVLETVSESTQPLYAEPGYPEVVKQMRLQMDRIDKLLDSPKIDFGQVSAAMKAIKPYSIEMANLTDHAEVKQRTAAYEDYIEKRHIIFYGLVIVMFSVIALVAITLIVFRQQRLTIRQQAKAIEAEKATRTKNAFLGAIGHELRTSLQSVMSAIDVLVNTRVSAEHADTFQRLETAAQQIESQMKDLTDYAHLDSGMMELRIVPFDAQKLIAETANEIATLTRKEQVKLSCEVECSHLLVHSDPLRIRQIIVNLLTNAYKYTESGSITLHSCLRRQPGGSSLIIEVTDTGIGIEKDQLDQIFKPFTQLDQSHTKQYAGVGMGLAIVHGLVTLLDGTITVYSEIRKGSTFIVSIPVQISEEERAGEPTAANAPLQQKPQQVLVVDDNKSVGDAFAALLDKLGYQHELCDSPERALQKLLRRPYDALLLDLQMPGIDGAALARQLRNRRGPNRHVPIIGISAYTPEQLTADQRALFDNYLMKPVRLDALSNALAEVFPAKD is encoded by the coding sequence ATGAAGCTGACGACCTTTAAGAACGGCAGCAGGCTGGCGATCCCGGCCATCTTCGCCGCGCTGTTTCTGGTAGCGTCGACCGTCACGCTCTATTACTACAGCGCCACCCTGTCGAAGAAAGGGCTGTATGCCATCGCCGGCACGCAGGAGAACTACTCGTGGTCGATCGCCAAGTTCTCCATCAAGCTGGCAGAGTTCGACACGCTGGTCGAGCAGCAGAGCCACGCTGCGCAGGTGGACAACGACAACCTGCGGCTTCGGTTCGAAATCCTCTATTCGCGTTTTTACGTGCTGGAAACCGTCTCCGAATCGACCCAGCCGCTGTACGCCGAGCCAGGCTACCCGGAAGTGGTCAAACAGATGCGCCTGCAGATGGACCGCATCGACAAGCTGCTGGACAGCCCGAAAATCGACTTCGGCCAGGTTTCCGCTGCCATGAAGGCCATTAAGCCTTACTCGATCGAAATGGCCAACCTGACCGACCACGCCGAGGTGAAGCAGCGCACCGCCGCCTATGAGGACTATATCGAGAAACGGCACATTATTTTCTATGGGCTGGTGATCGTCATGTTCTCGGTGATCGCGCTGGTCGCCATCACCCTGATCGTGTTCCGCCAGCAGCGGCTGACCATTCGCCAGCAGGCCAAGGCCATCGAGGCGGAGAAAGCGACGCGCACCAAAAACGCCTTTCTCGGCGCCATCGGCCATGAGCTGCGCACCTCGTTGCAGAGCGTGATGTCGGCCATCGACGTGCTGGTGAATACCCGGGTATCAGCGGAGCATGCGGACACCTTCCAACGCCTGGAGACCGCCGCGCAGCAGATCGAAAGCCAGATGAAGGATCTGACCGACTACGCGCACCTCGACAGCGGCATGATGGAATTGCGCATCGTGCCGTTCGACGCACAGAAGCTGATCGCGGAGACCGCCAACGAAATCGCCACCCTGACCCGCAAAGAGCAGGTCAAACTCAGCTGTGAAGTGGAATGCAGCCACCTGCTGGTGCACTCCGATCCGCTGCGCATCCGGCAGATTATCGTCAACCTGCTGACCAACGCCTACAAGTACACCGAAAGCGGCAGTATTACGCTGCACAGCTGCCTGCGCCGCCAACCGGGCGGCAGTTCGCTGATTATCGAAGTGACCGACACCGGCATCGGTATCGAAAAGGACCAGCTCGATCAGATCTTCAAACCCTTTACGCAGTTGGATCAATCGCATACCAAGCAGTATGCCGGCGTAGGGATGGGGCTGGCGATCGTGCACGGCCTGGTGACACTGCTCGACGGCACCATCACGGTGTACAGCGAAATCAGGAAGGGCAGCACCTTTATCGTCAGCATTCCGGTGCAGATCAGTGAAGAAGAACGCGCCGGCGAGCCCACTGCCGCCAATGCCCCTCTGCAGCAGAAGCCGCAGCAGGTGTTGGTGGTGGATGACAACAAGTCGGTGGGTGACGCCTTTGCGGCGCTGCTGGACAAGCTGGGTTATCAGCACGAACTGTGCGACTCGCCGGAGCGCGCGCTGCAGAAACTGCTCAGACGCCCTTACGACGCGCTGTTGCTGGATCTGCAGATGCCGGGCATCGACGGCGCCGCCCTGGCCAGACAGCTGCGCAACCGTCGCGGCCCCAACCGCCATGTGCCGATCATCGGCATCAGCGCCTACACGCCGGAGCAGTTGACGGCGGATCAGCGCGCCCTGTTCGACAACTACCTGATGAAACCGGTTCGGCTGGATGCGTTGTCAAACGCGCTGGCCGAGGTATTCCCCGCTAAAGATTAA
- a CDS encoding helix-turn-helix domain-containing protein — MDNNHQKFDSQSIANRVRELFLHYGIGKRQHARELSRILDLSFSHAHRKLKGQSPWTLEQINSVAAALGETPAAIADLGAEHETPEPNMARDAIFFVAGVAMPCVGHIGDELSAGRPAEFVALRAEGQWHIYRADEAPAGPRYGVDLIEIRPGYGDDERLSIAVLDDSHQAADELAKYLGGCGFNAVAFYDVDSFCQALHQSLFDGYVVDWLIGEETADRCIATIRASDNPDAPVLVLTGELGTDRRESEIAQAMREYDVLGPYEKPVRLHVIEAALQRCFNL, encoded by the coding sequence ATGGATAACAATCATCAAAAATTCGATTCACAGTCGATTGCCAATCGGGTCAGGGAGCTGTTTTTACATTATGGGATTGGAAAACGTCAGCATGCCCGAGAACTCAGCCGCATCTTGGATCTGAGTTTTTCACATGCGCACCGCAAACTGAAAGGGCAAAGCCCCTGGACGCTGGAACAGATCAACAGCGTCGCGGCCGCGTTGGGAGAAACGCCGGCGGCGATCGCCGATTTGGGGGCCGAACACGAGACTCCCGAGCCAAACATGGCGCGTGATGCCATCTTTTTCGTGGCGGGGGTGGCGATGCCTTGCGTCGGGCACATTGGCGACGAGCTTTCTGCCGGGCGGCCGGCGGAATTTGTGGCGCTGCGCGCGGAGGGACAGTGGCATATCTATCGCGCCGATGAGGCGCCGGCAGGACCGCGTTACGGTGTCGATCTGATCGAAATCCGGCCCGGCTACGGCGACGACGAGCGGCTGAGCATTGCGGTATTGGACGATTCGCATCAGGCGGCCGATGAGCTGGCCAAGTATCTCGGTGGCTGCGGTTTCAACGCGGTGGCGTTTTACGATGTCGACAGCTTCTGCCAGGCGTTGCACCAAAGCCTGTTCGACGGTTACGTGGTGGACTGGCTGATCGGCGAGGAAACGGCGGATCGCTGTATCGCCACCATTCGCGCTTCCGACAACCCGGATGCGCCGGTGCTGGTGCTGACCGGCGAGTTGGGCACCGACCGACGCGAGTCTGAGATCGCTCAGGCGATGCGCGAGTACGACGTGCTCGGCCCTTATGAAAAACCGGTGCGGCTCCATGTGATCGAAGCCGCACTGCAACGCTGTTTTAATCTTTAG